The following are encoded in a window of Candidatus Polarisedimenticolia bacterium genomic DNA:
- a CDS encoding tetratricopeptide repeat protein has product MAKKEIKKSKKVASRPVSTLAAHAEQAIKDYDQALGFLRRKDYSAATEAFEKVLSTYPDEKEMADRCRVYLTICRREVADKTLPLKKAEDYYYQAVFESNRQHYDAALSHLDKALKMEPGDERILYATASTAALKGEREQALSMLKEAIQANPQNRIAAQHDPDFEPLRDDDAFIDLVAAARE; this is encoded by the coding sequence ATGGCAAAGAAGGAAATCAAGAAGAGCAAGAAGGTCGCTTCCCGTCCCGTTTCCACACTCGCCGCGCACGCCGAGCAGGCGATCAAGGACTACGACCAAGCCCTGGGATTCCTCCGCCGCAAGGATTACAGCGCCGCCACCGAGGCCTTCGAGAAAGTCCTTTCCACCTATCCCGACGAGAAGGAGATGGCGGATCGCTGCCGGGTCTACCTTACTATTTGCCGCCGCGAGGTCGCTGACAAGACCCTTCCGTTGAAGAAGGCCGAAGACTACTACTACCAGGCGGTCTTCGAGAGCAACCGCCAGCACTATGATGCGGCCCTCAGCCACCTCGACAAGGCGCTCAAGATGGAGCCGGGCGACGAGCGCATCCTCTATGCCACCGCCTCCACCGCGGCCCTCAAGGGGGAGCGGGAGCAGGCGTTGAGCATGCTCAAGGAGGCGATCCAGGCCAATCCGCAGAACCGCATCGCCGCGCAGCACGATCCCGATTTCGAGCCGCTGCGCGACGACGACGCCTTCATCGATCTGGTCGCCGCGGCCCGCGAATAA